From Pongo pygmaeus isolate AG05252 chromosome 2, NHGRI_mPonPyg2-v2.0_pri, whole genome shotgun sequence, a single genomic window includes:
- the CFAP92 gene encoding uncharacterized protein CFAP92 isoform X6, with translation MSLHAWEWEEDPASIEPISSITSFYQSRSECDVEEHLKAKARAQESDSDRPCSSIESSSEPASTFSSDVPHVVPCKFTISLAFPVNTGQKGKYASLIEKYKKHPETDSSVTKMRRFYHIEYFLLPDDGEPKKVDILLFPMVAKVFLESGVKTVKPWHEGDKAWVSWEQTFHISVTKELLKKINFHKITLRLWNTKDKMSRKVRYYRLKTAGFTDDMGAFHKSEVRHLVLNQRKLSEQGIENTNIVREESNQEHQPGKQEKTEKHPKSLQGSHQAEPETSSKNNEEYEKSLKTDDSSTVQWSVSRTPTISLAGASMMEMKELIESESLSSLTNILDRQRSQIKGKDSEGRRKIQKRHKKPLAEEEADPTLTGPRKQSVFSIQLAIMPLLAGTHSLPCSQQLPLVLWPEWP, from the exons ATGTCGCTACATGCCTGGGAGTGGGAAGAGGACCCCGCAAGCATAGAGCCCATCTCCTCCATCACCAGCTTTTACCAGTCCAGGAGCGAATGTGACGTGGAGGAACACCTGAAGGCCAAGGCCAGGGCCCAGGAGTCTGACTCTGACCGCCCATGCAGCAGCATCGAGTCCTCATCTGAGCCTGCCAGCACTTTCAGCTCCGACGTGCCCCACGTGGTCCCCTGCAAATTCACCATCTCACTGGCCTTCCCTGTGAATACGG GTCAGAAGGGAAAATATGCAAGTTTGattgaaaaatataagaaacacCCTGAAACGGACAGTTCTGTTACAAAGATGCGTCGTTTTTACCACATTGAGTATTTCCTTCTGCCGGACGATGGAGAACCTAAAAAAGTTGACATATTGCTATTTCCAATGGTGGCCAAAGTGTTCCTGGAGTCAGGAGTAAAG ACCGTGAAGCCGTGGCACGAAGGTGACAAAGCCTGGGTGTCGTGGGAGCAGACTTTTCATATCAGTGTGACAAAggaattattaaagaaaataaatttccacaAAATCACCTTGAGGCTCTGGAACACTAAAGACAAGATGTCAAGAAAAGTCAGATATTACCGATTAAAGACTGCCGGCTTCACAGACGACATGGGAGCTTTTCATAAGTCAG AAGTGAGACATTTGGTTTTAAATCAGAGAAAATTATCTGAACAGGGCATTGAGAATACCAACATTGTCAGAGAAGAGTCGAACCAGGAACATCAAccaggaaaacaagaaaaaacagaaaagcaccCAAAGTCTTTGCAAG GTTCTCACCAAGCAGAGCCCGAAACTTCTTCCAAGAACAATGAGGAATATGAGAAGTCCCTCAAAACGGATGATTCTTCCACGGTTCA ATGGAGTGTGTCGAGGACACCAACCATTTCTTTGGCAGGAGCAAGCATGATGGAGATGAAGGAATTAATTGAGAGTGAATCACTTAGCAGCTTAACAAACATATTAGACAGACAAAGGTCTCAAA TTAAAGGGAAAGAttcagagggaagaaggaaaatccAGAAGAGACATAAGAAGCCCCTGGCAGAAGAAGAGGCAGACCCCACGCTGACAGGCCCCAGGAAGCAGAGCGTGTTCTCCATCCAGCTGGCCATCATGCCGCTCCTTGCCGGTACCCACTCCTTGCCCTGTTCCCAGCAGCTCCCGCTTGTCTTGTGGCCAGAATGGCCATAA